CTCTGTATTCTTGCAGTGTTTCTACACTGACTTTTCAGTACATCTTCCAAGCTAAACTCAGGCCTTGATGAGCTATTAATGGTTGCCTTTGCTTATAACATTACTATTTCGATTccacattaatttttttccgAAAATATTACATAGAAATTTAAGAGCAAAGAGCTTGACAAAAATGCCCCTCTGGCATGGGGCATCTCTTTGGGGCTCCATCCTATGTTCCTTGTGCACCTGAGTTTTCACCTGGCTTTGAAGACACTATGTGAGTACTTAAAAGATTGGGTTATAAATTAAGTATATTGGCCAACTTCTGAATGGTTCTGTTAAGGTGCTGCAAGCAGAAAAGATGAGCAGGGTATTTCTGGTgttttgggttggttggtttctttATGACAAAGGGAAATACTTACACAAGTAAAGAAGATGAGCAACAAGTAAAAAATCCCAAGGCAAGTCAGCATGAAAAGctcagttttgtattttttcagtttttcatcttctaTTCCAGGGCAAcctaaaatgtaaaatgagGTGTTACGCTGTTCTGGTgtctgcagaatatttttaaactgttatCTTCATGAAATGCTAACAGAACATGATACCTGTTACTTTTAATGTGATGATGCCACTCAGGTTGTGGTCTCCCATCTGTTCTCCTAAAGTGCACTTGTATGTGCCACTGTCTTGGCTGGTGGCGTTTCTGATCCTCAGTTGAAAGGTGTTgttggagagctgcagggagcctCCAAGTCCTTTTGGATAACCAGATTCCACATCAAGGACTTTCCATGCTATTTCGTCGCCAACTCTGGACATCTGGAAAACACAAAGACGTTTCTGGTCATGGGCAACAGTGTCATCCTACATTCTAGAGGAGAGAATTTTAAAGCTGGGTTATGGTTGAAAACAGAGGCTGAAGAGatatgaggagaaaaaagggagCATAGCACATTCATACTCACAATCAAAAAAGTTTTTGGCTTTTTGCTTAAAAAGACACGATATTAAAGAAAGTATAACCTGCCTCCAGAAAGCACAGTGCCTCTCTGGAGGAGCAGGactctctccctcccctcaactctctgttgaaaacaaagaacacaaattGCTTCGACTCATTTGGATTCATTTGTGTGAAGGTCACACGCAGGTTTTTTGGTGTGCTTTGGGAGCATTTGTATGTTGAATTTCTTAATTGTAACCAGAAGAGCTACATTCCTTGGCATTGCTGAGAGGCTGCGGGAGGAATAAAGTGTATTCCCAGAACAGCTTGTATGGCGGGGCAATAGGATGTGCTGAAAATGACAATTGGCTGGGAACCACAAAGAACAGAGGAACCCCTAACTTGATTTGAAAGATGGGAGAAGGGTTTGAATTAGTACATGTCCATTCTTATTCATCGATGTCTCCCTGGAACTCGAAGCAGCGTGCCCTCTGTGAAGGTTTCCCTAGCAATGAATTTGGGCTTACTATGGACCAGCAGTGCCAGAGCTAGCTCATACAGTCCAAGGCTCAGCTTTCCAGCCAAATCTATCACAAATATAAGCCAAAgtttttttagtattatttcttattttattctaataGACATATTTTTGGGCTGCATGTCAGTGCTTACATTCTATCAGCATAGCTACTGCATCAGAGTGCAAGGGTTACACTGGAAGTTATCAAAATTAACACAACTGAGGCTGGGAGAATCTGGTTTCTCTTTCCTGTCTTTGCATGAGGAAAACATACTCAGGGATCTGGAGAGAAATATGGGCCTGTTGTACTTCTGTGCAAAATGGCGTAATGTAAGCAGCAAGTTGGGGAACATTTTAGGAACTGGGGAATGAGGCAAAAGCacaacattttcattacttttaagATCCTTCCTcagaaagtgcttttttttattattgtttgaGGGGCTGTTCTCTAAGCGCATAGCTGAAACACATAACAGTAATTCCCTGGGACTTCCCACATTTTACCCAGCAAGAGGGAAGAAAGTACCTTCTTCCTCTTAATCCCCCCCTTAAATTTACCTCGGCTCCTCCTCTTTATTACGTTTGACCccaagcagcacagggacaagCAGTTCCTATGGTGACTTTTAGGCTGTTGGGACTCACTTATTACAAGGACAGTGATATCTTCAGGCCCTGCATGCTGCCAGGACTGCAGCCAGAGCAATCTGAGTGTGCAGGCTGGGTTCAGCTCTGGTTACAGGTAGGTCAATAGCAGTTAAGTGGATAGAGTTGACCTCCCTCAGATCTCATTTTCAccactttcccttcctttgccaCCCCCTTCCTTAGTGAAATGCAAAACTGCCCATAAGGCAATAAAGAGAACAAGACTGCATGTCctatttccttttattgttggctgctttctttttcttttgtttttgtttttgttttgttcttgattgtttaaaaataataataattatcaaTGATAGCATTAATAATTGCTATCCAGGGTGGTAAATGGTGCAGTGATTCTTGTGGCTGAGGTCTAGGAACCAGAAAACTCTCTGATCACTCTGTATGCAATTGTAATCACCACAGCTGGTGTAAGGGAGAAGTAAACCTAAGTCCATGTATCCTATGATTCGACTTTCTTATTTTAGAGGGGTCACTGAGCTTGCTTATTGCCTCCAGAGCTTCTTGAGGTGCACAGTTAAGGATAAATGCTGTGACAGCATCCTGGGGACAGGCTGGCCAGAGGGACTCCTATGTAAGGCCAAGTAGAGCAAAGCCTGCAAAGCCACACGAACCTTGCCTTTCCTGCACAATAAAAGACGGTTACACGTAGGCTCCCTCACCTGGGCAGAAATCAGGAGAGCCCTGGATGAGGTGTCACGACCCTTTGCCTTTGGGAAAGAGGAGAACAGTTCATGAGTGTGGATGCAATTCTAAGATTGCGTGCTGCTCCTTCTCCATTAAACCTTGCCTTCCCTTGAAGCAGATGGAGGCGAGAGCGGTGCCGCTTAACGCTTACAGCCTCCCTGCATTTCTGAGGCTACAGAGACACCTGGTGGCATTTCCCCAGCCCCTACACGCAATGCGGCCGTCGCTGCTCAGAGGTCACCGCAACCCTTCCGATGCCCGAACCGATACAACCTCGGCTCCTACCGTCTCATCAAAACACACCAAGCCTCCCTTTTTAAATTCCGCGAGCAGTGAGGAGACACTCGAGCAAGTTACCATGGGAAGGCCCCGTGCCCCGTCATTTGAAAGGAAGCCCAAGAAGTATTCGGTACAGTCATCAGTCTGCCTCTTGCTCAATCCAAGCTAATATTTTCCCCCCAAAGCCTAATGAAAATCATGAAAATGCCAAAGTGTTTGCCACCCCCTATGAAGTGTCAGTCAGCCTCTCACCAGATAGATCATTGCATAGCTCAGGCACCCATGATCACCCAACAGTAACCCATGTTGAGTCTCCTTCAGGTAATAGCACACTGCAAGGTAAATGCCAAGGCTGCCAGCTAATTAATTCCACACAAGCACTGAGGGATTGAAGCAAATGCTGCTAAGTGTCAGAAATCCACTTGTGTAGGGTCTGTCTTCTTGAATTCAtgacaaaatgctttctgcGTGTATTTCGCTTCCCTTTCAGAAGTCAGCTAGGGAAGCTAAATCTGTTGTTCCTCATCACCTCCAAAGCAAcgagaagaaatgctttcccCAAGGGGTGACACTGCCTAGCACCTTTGCCGATGAGCTGGAtgtcagcacagagcaggtttGCGGATGACACAAAACTGGGAGGGTGGCTGTGACAGCAGACAGTGCCATCCAGAGGCTGGGGAAACAGGCTGCTAGAACCCCTTGAAGTTTGGCACAGGCACAAACTTGATATTCAAGACATTAAACTTAATCAtaggaaaacctttttttccctttaaggCTGGTTGAAGAGTGGCATGGGTTGCCTAGAGTGGGTGTGGAGTCTTAATTGTTTGAGATGCTTAAACCCTAACTGGGCACAGTCTTGAGCAGCTTCCTATAGTTATCTTACTACACTGAGTTTCACTTATGCCAGTCCTCAAAAGCTTGGATACATTTGATCCAAAGAGGATGTGATTTCCTCTCATATATTCTGTGACGTGATTGAAGacctgtccctggagactttcaaggtgaggctgggcaacttgatctaactgtggatgtccctgtaAATTGCAGaggtgttggactagatggccttcatAGGTCCCATCCAaatctaaggattctatgattctctagGTAAAAGTCGGTAAAAGTCGACTGATTGCTGTAAGTTTCTCCTAACCTGGAGCTTATTGGTAAGAGTAGTGAAAGTGTGGATATTCACACGGgatattaatattttcagatttgatTGAAAATAATACTGAGCTGAGACATTCTGGTTTCTGACTGGATGAACTACAACAAATAGGTAGAATAACACCTCCAAAATTTAAGAGCTTTCcagcaaatatttcttctccaggGAACTTAAAAATAAGgtgaaagagggagaaagagcCCTTCTCCTGTTCTGAGCAGGCAGTCTCTTAGCTGTGGTTTTGAAAACGTCTACAGCATTACACGGTTGTGCCACTAACCAGAGGCAATTCACCCATGCTGTAGTGCTTGCACCTAACTAATcaattaaaacttaattttatCATGTACATGGGAGAGTAACCTGGTTTCAAGTCAACTCATATTCTTTGCTCACATTAAATACCTTTTCTCATCACACCCTTCCCAGACTAAGGTGATACTTTGGCTCCTTGGTAAATCAAACTGCCAATACAATCCACTTTTCccataaaagcaaatttttatttgaaacataATGTTTCAGGTCTAAAACCGATGCCAGCTTAAAGGTGGAATGCATTAACgtaaatctattttctttttctgagagTGGAATGAttataaaaatagttttgtgtAAAATTTTACCACGAATAAAGACCAGGCTTAAACTTTTGACTGCTAAAGAAACCTAAATACTCTGTATCCAGCcagaagaaatttattttctaaagtaaAATATCTAGAATCCTGGCAATGCCTGACAGCCAGTGTATAATGAATCACAACTGAGCTGAGGCCACTTAGTAGGTGCATTTTGCAGCACTAAAGCACTTTCACATTTGATTAGTGCTGAAGGTACATTCACGTGGTTCCTATATGGTGTGATATAGAGATACCACTGTTAAATTTGAAGTataacaccaaaaaaaaaaaaccaacaccaaaaacacaacaaaaccaaaacatgcATCAATTGTGAGCAAATGTGAGTGAACTCTGAGTgtgatttagaagaaaaacaaacacacacacaaaaaaaaccaacccaagaTCTGAAAGCAACAGCAATGGAATCGCATGTGCCACATTATCTGGGCCTGGTCAGAAAAGTCCCTGACTCAGCCACAGAGCCTTTCTACTTGTTAAGCTAAGGGCACAAAGCAGTAGGTCATGACaagcaaaataattgttttggtCATGAACAAAACTCCCTTTCAGTCTCGGTCATGAATGCGTTGGAGCCACTTGGAGCTAGATAGACATCTGAGCTTGactgtgtttctttgtgtaTGTTACCAATTAGATCGGAGTAATATGGAACGTATTTACCTATGCTAACAGATAATAGCTATACACATTTAGTAGAAGCTCTTTCCTTTGAAAGGAGGTGAAATTAATGTGACATTTCCATAAGATCTACTTTTATTTTACGACATGACTTCCTCCTCTAATTTTGCCACAGTTACATATTTTGGGGGGAAGTGATATGAAGTGTTATTTCTCCACTGAGGTGCAGccttccctcttcttcctcaaaatttgttttaaattaagacTGTTCTGGCTATCACATGAACAACGTGACTAAATAACCACTGGGACCTCATCTGGGTGTGTTTCGATTTGATTTTCAAGCTAGATGTAAAGTGATAATTATGTGTTTTTACGAAGTGGTTCTCATTTTCAATGTACCGTACAAAGACAAACTGTTCAGGATTCAATAACACTGTGAGGCAGAAAAGTAAGTGAAGTTTCGTTACCCAGATTCTTATTTCATAGATGGGCCACAGAAATTCAAACCACTCTTTTCACAGGCAATTGCCAGTACCTGTGTGCTTATGCCCTGCTTTTCAGTCCTCAGCTGGAAAGCATCTGCGTTGTTCATGGTATTATAACACATGGGTTGCTCTCTGTCCCTGCAAGTGGACCACCCTTAATGGGTATCGTTATAAATGCACAGAATTATTCCCACACTTGATCCCACGCCTACAAACAATCAAAAAGGATCTAAGGATACTTCTGGGGGTTGGACAGATGAAACACATGTGCCTATTTGCAATATGAGACGTTAGCAAAAGCGAAGAAACTGATGACTGCAGTGCTTCCTTTTTACTTTCAGCTGCACTTTGACACCAGAATATTAACTCCTTCAAACGATTACTTCTTCACACAGAACTGTAAAAGAGATCACTTTTAAACAGCAtagcactttttctttctcctttcctttcctttcctttcctttcctttcctttcctttcctttcctttcctttcctttcctttcctttcctttcctttcctttcctttcctttcctctttcctttcctctttcctttcctctttcctttcctctttcctttccttctttctctttcctctttcctttcctctgtctttcctctttcctttcctctttcctttcctctttcctttccctctttcctaTTACACTCttacatttcctctttcttcctctttcctttttcgcctctttcctttcccttttctctttcctccttttccttttctcttttccttttctctttccttttcctctttcctttcctctttccttctctttccctcccccttcctctttcctttcctctttcctttccctttccctttcctctttcctttcctctttcctttcctctttcctttcctctttcctttcctctttcctttcctctttcctttcctctttcctttcctcttcctttcctcttgccttcctctttccttttccttctttcctttcctttccttccttttcctttcctttcctttcctttccttcctttcctttcctttccttttcctttcgCTTTCGAAAAAGGTGCTTTccgtttcctttcctttccttttcctttcctctcctttttcctttccttccatttgcctttcctttcctttcttttatactttcctttcctttttcctttcctttttccttctcctattccttcctttcctttttgcctttcctttttcctttttcctttttcctttttcctttcctttcctttcctttcctttcctttcctttcctttcctttcctttcctttcctttcctttcctttcctttcctttcctttccatttcctttcctttcctttccatttcctttcctttccatagAAAACTATATAAAAGTATCCCTTACTTGGTTGCAGCATGTAGAGGTGCCAGTAGGAAGGGGTTTTTTTCACCATGCATTCACCCTGTGCAAGCAGCCGCACGTGCAGCACTGTAACGCTGTCGCcataattttttaaagcagcagaagcaaaggtTAATTGCTCCCATTTATTGCGCAGTACAAAGTGACCTCGCACAAAAGATTTAGCCCAACAGCTGTTTAAACTTTACAGTCTGAAATTTCATACCATTTGTAGGAATTACCTTTTAATTAGCCCTTTGAGGGTATACGTGGTGTTTATTGATTAATCCTTCAgcagttgttttttaaataacagcttAATTCTGCATTGGGCAGCCTAGTTACACCCCACTGTTCCCCTGAGCTCATGAAGTTTAGGATGGGGACAGCTGCACACAAATAGGGGACAACAAGCACAGAggactgcagagcagaggggtcTGGGGGGCACATTCCAAGGCTGGGTTTTGCCACCTGGTAACTCTCCTTCTCTTCAAGATGATGCTCATTCAGCTAGACCCACAAGTGGAATAAGCATCATTTCCCAAGCACAAAATGGACAAATCACTTTTTCCCATTGAGAGTGCCTTCCTGCTATGGGTAGGGCCATGGCTTGGGTTAGCATCTCCAGGAGTGTCATTAACTGCCCATTCCTACTTTTTATCTCTTCCCTGGGATGAATAACCAGAAGGACATACTAACAAGGGTTGTATCAACCCTTGTGGATGGCATCTATTGCTGATTATTGGATTTTGTTAACACCTGTAGTTCTTATGCCAatgccagcagagcagaaatgcaCGAGATCCTATTGTGTTTGACACTGAAAGGACTCACTTTCCTGAGCAAAGCAGATGAAACAAGATGAGGATACCATAAAGGGAGAGGAGATTGGTGGGACAGGGCAGTGAGAGTGACAGAGTGCTGCAAAGAGggggagcacaggtgagtgCTGCCAAGGAGGGTGTATACAAAGCAGGCATGATCAAATAACACTAACCCCTGCACGTGCAATCTATTTGTGCCCAGATGGAGCTATAAAGAGCTATGTGACAAACCTGAATTGGGCCTACAGGGTTTCAGAATGCTTTTGGCCCTTAGCTTCCGTTTGCTGTCTGTCCCTCCTACCTGCTACTGGGCCCTGAAGGATGTGCCTAGTGTTGCACTGCAATTCAGACATGTTGGCAGATTCAGCTGCAGAGGTCtaattacacagaatcacagaatcacagaattatcaaggttggaaaagacctagaagatcatctagtccaaccattaccaatacttcccagctaaatcatattcctcaacaccacagccaaacatttcttgaacactcccatggtcggtgagtccaccacctccctgggcagtgcattccaatgcctgactaccctctccgagaagtaatacttcctaatgtccgCACAGTTTATTAATTTACTTTGGgggaataattttaaaactacatCTGACCAAACTGCTGGGGAAGCCAAGGCTTTGGCTTTACATTCTGTCAGAGATAAATTAAGTTCTTGCCTGTCAGAAATAACATGTGGGGAAACAGAAATGGCATGGCAAAACCTTCCTTTTGCCTGTTAAGCAGGACACACTATGAACTCAATCTGTGCTCTGATATGTGAATACAGTCTCTATAGAGCAAGTCAATGGACACTTCTTCAACAGGTAGGCAACTCTGTCTCTATTTCTATTAGAAATTCATACTGAAAGTGGTAAATAGTACCTTCTGCTCATTAGCCAATGGATCCTTGTAGCTCTCCTACAGACAGGCAACAAGCAGGGTACTCCTGCTTTGGAGACTGCAGGTAAGCCAGGGCAGCCAAGATGTGACTTAGTTTGCCACTACAAATGACTCAGAATTTCATGCTCTCTGTCTGTATTCTGCACATCCTTCCCTTATGTTTACCCTAACAAGTCTTTCAAAGTAATTGTGTCTGTTTGTTTAGCTCTTCTATTACAAACTGAAAATCAGCTCCTTTCTGGGGGAAGATTAACCAAGAGACAGCATCACTGATGTTATAAGGTTTAAAGgtttatttctaaagaaaaatcctGGAAAGTCTCCTCTTTGAAGTAGTGTTTGGCAGTCTGTACATGGAACAATCCCTAAATTCTGGTCCCTGCAGGCTAGGAATAGTTACATAGAAAAGCAGGCCAAGAGCAATGCAAGGGTCATGTTCAAACAGTCTGTCTACAATGACACGGAAACCATCTGTTCCCCATGATCAGCTCAAATGCTGCCTTATCTCTGCTGCACTGACAGAAGGATGCCTTTTCATAAAAAAAGCCTATTTTGTACAAGAGAAGCCAGTATCAAgtaggaaagcaaagcagactaTTCAAGTTACTtaggctttttttcttactttgtaCCAAGACACTGCCTGGTTGGTGACTGAGGAATCCTGAAGAATCTTACAGGGCAGCAGAGCTTCTTCAGAGCATGTCACAACAACATCTGGGACAGCTACAACAGCTCCATTGGTCAAGCTCCAAACTGCCAAGCACAGATACAAATTGCTGTTATAAGTGATCACCTACACAATCCCTTCTGTCTTCCCAAAACATATCCCCCCAAAATgagcataaataaaaatgaaatgaaataaaataaaataaaacaaaatagtgaaaaatataaTATTCCCTACTTACCATTGCACAGGGTGATGAGCAGAGCGTAGGCTGCTGAAGCCATGGTTATTGCTGCTTCAGATCACAGAGCAGCAACACAGTGCCTCTTTGCAGGATGGACTGTGAGACCAGAGTGAAACTGCTTCAGCTTCTACAGTGATATTTCTGGACACAGACTGGGGAATCCCCCAGAGGTCTTACCTTGTGGTGCCCCACGTCACAGGGAAAATCCCTACGTGTAGGAGCCTGTACTCCTCCCATCAGATAGTCAGGTCACTCCCACTTCTCAACTGCCTGCACTGGTAGCGCCTCTtgtcctttatttcctttattcttttccccctctgcaTCGACCTGAATAGAAATAAGGTTGACTGTGGGGTGCTTGGGTTGGCAAGAAGGGCATCAAGAATTGGCACTATAAGAACCTCTTTAGTGACTGACGAAAGGACAGGGGACAGGGTTTTCCAGCCTCCTGAAATCCCCTCTCAACATTTTTTCTGCAAATTTTAAAGAGCAGTGGCTGTGTAAAGGCTGACCACATGCGGTGACATTTCCAAAACCACATCTGTAGTCTCAAGTCGCAGCAGTTGTAAAGTTCTGTGCCTTGGCTCAGCTAACCAAGAACTTACAACACAGCTGAGCCTTACAAACAATACACACATATCTCCTCCTCCATGAGAGTGTAGGCACTCAAGTTTTAGAAGAAGCAGCATCACTTCCAGTGAGTTCCGTCATCTTCAAAACAAGCAGGGGCAGCTCAAGTGACATAATTCTACCAAATTACATGCTGCAAAATTTCctcatgaaaacaaatcaagtcagctcccagcagaggaACTGTTTGGACATCCCCTTTACATAGctgaaaaaaatttaaaaaaaaaacaaaaaaccaagaaaagttCTCTCCTCATGATCTGCAAGAGCTCTTTCCCCTTGGAGAATTTTTGAGGAAGTCTGAGGTTGATCACAGAAGCACTTACAAATCATGAAACTCTGAAAGCTGATGGCGTGTTATTTTTGGAAAAGAGTTCTGGATTATCTCTTTAAACTACTGAGACGATGGTAAGAAGTCATTTAGGAGGCTTTTGGTTAAATTTCTTGGGTGCAGAGAGTATGGTCAACCCCTTTTGAAACCAGGTTTCAGGGCACCCTAAAGCCAAATGCCCTGTAGAAAACTTTGTGAGGACAAATCGGTTTGAAAAGTCCTCAGCCTGTAAAAGTCCATCTTACAACAATAAGCTCTGTGGGTGAGTAATGCTTTCAGAAACTCACTTATGATCTATGAGTGAAGTTGAACAGCAGTTTCACAGGGGCTTCATTGTTGAAATAGCCTACTTAATTTTAAAGCTTCTGTCTTCATTGACTGACATGACAAATGTAACAGGctcttcttctttattcttctgtGAGTGTTTTCCAGTTTGAAGGAATTCAATCCATTTCTTAGAAGACAGGTGCAAGTGAAGTTTAAATGCCGGTGGATCTCTGTGGAGGGAGAGAAAATCCTGACCTGTCAGTGCTTTCTCCCCCTTGAAGTAATGGAGTCCTTGAGAAGAAGACAGAGATGAGGGTTGGGATGATGGGAAATCTTGGAGAGAAAAGAGTTCCAGTTAATGTATTTACGATCTGTTCTCCATGAAAATAATGTCTCTCCTGTCTACATGAGCCATTCACATCAAGCCTACCTCCAAGCAGGGCACTCAGCTTTCACCCAAGTGCCTCATTCCACAAGTCCTTCAGAGCTACATATTCACCCTTCATAAATTAATCAAGAGGCAGAAACTTTCTCTATTTCTCCTCCCATCACTGGAAAACCCATTCTGAGTAAACTAGAGCAAGCTGCCGCCCCTGCTGTGTATCAGCCCACAGTAATCCTTACCAGAATGACCTGACCAGATGCAGTTTAGAGGGGCTGTGACATGCTCAAAGTCTGAGGTCACGGGTTTGCCCACACAAAAGTGCAATAACAGGTAAGCATAAAAGCACAAGCTTTAGTTTGGTCTGGGAAATGTACAAGGCACACACATTTGCCAAGGGGAAGTTAAATTACATTCTTACcctgttatttaaaatataggAGTAAGATCTCCTAAAAcacttgggttttgtttttgtttgttttttttttgctccaggGCAGGCACAGCTTCAAGTGAAACAGCCATTTTCCTCCAAAAGTATTTGCAAGCTCAGCTGCCATTCCATAGAAAAGTATATGAAGCCAGAGAGCgacacatggaaaacaaaaactgaaactCCCTTTgcagggaggaagagaaatcaTTTAGCTTCTAAACTTTCCCTGGCTGGGATTTTTCTTTAGGGAAACTTTGAATTGGGCTGTACTTTCCCTTCTACCTTTTAATAACTCACATGCTTTCAAAGAGCAAGCCTATGCTCTCCAGAGCCCTGGAAGAGCTCTGAGTTTTCCCTGCTCGTGTTCAGCGGAAGTGATGGGAGCTCAGCAGGACTGGTCTGGGTGCAGGAGTGAGGAGTAGTGTTTGTCTGTCAGGCTTCTCTGTGAGAAACAAATGCACATATTCACAGGGCCCCAGGAGCAGCATGGTTGTGTGAGTAAGTGGAAGTTTGTGTTAAATATGTTCTCCTGGGGAACTAATGAGATCTTCATTCCTACAGAGGTGCCCTATTGCCTCATTCTCTCCTTCCCGTACCGTATCACCTGCTACACGAACAGTGAGCCCTCAATCTCACCGAGCAAGAAGCACTATTTGCTCTGGCAAGCACAGAGCCATGCATGTGATGACTGACATTATCAAGCAGTGCGTAAAGAGGCTGCATCCTGCCTACCTTTCCTTCAGCACAGTCACTTCTCTGGGTCTCTGACCCAGCTGCCGATTTTCATGAATTTCATAGGCACTTAATTCTCCTTGAGCCCTGATCCCTCCTTCAGTTTGATAGAAAGCAGGTTCAGAACATACTGGCTGACAAACAGCCAGATGGCATGATCACAGAAATTTCATCCTCTGTGGGAAATGAGGCTAGAAGCTCAAGGTTGTGAGATGGATTCATAGGATAAGGTTAAAAAGTTAAGACTCGATATTTTTTTTTGGAGTCTTAGGAGTGCTGTTTGCAGAATCAGATCCCTTTTCCTCAAACCAGATAGGAACTGGCAGCCTCGGTTAGTTGCTAATAGgtcaatgttattttttattccagGGTGTGGCTGCAAAAGTTATCTCAgattctttcatatttcatgtATTTGCCCCACAGTGCTGGTGTTTACTGGGAAGTGCTCTTTCTGAAAG
The window above is part of the Coturnix japonica isolate 7356 chromosome 2, Coturnix japonica 2.1, whole genome shotgun sequence genome. Proteins encoded here:
- the CD83 gene encoding CD83 antigen, with the protein product MASAAYALLITLCNVWSLTNGAVVAVPDVVVTCSEEALLPCKILQDSSVTNQAVSWYKMSRVGDEIAWKVLDVESGYPKGLGGSLQLSNNTFQLRIRNATSQDSGTYKCTLGEQMGDHNLSGIITLKVTGCPGIEDEKLKKYKTELFMLTCLGIFYLLLIFFTCTCLRKESMSPSDKNRRDSKHTLNLINAHEMTTFRVLNSGSTCKSGLTSSSI